Proteins encoded by one window of Actinocorallia herbida:
- a CDS encoding 3-hydroxyacyl-CoA dehydrogenase family protein, translated as MKVAVIGAGTMGAGIAQVCATAGHETSLIDTSSEQLARAEAATRASLERFTAKGTLSAAEAEAVRRRLHPGTDLAAGAAGADVVVETVVEDLEVKRDVFREVVKVAAPDALLGTNTSQLSITAIGAAIPGDTGRVVGLHFFNPPVLMRLVEIVQGVTTDERTIQRAVEFGRGLGKETVVCRKDSPGFLTSRISAIVRLECLRMLEEGVADAEDIDRALRLGLNFPMGPLELGDFNGLDTYLKILTSLEQTLGERFKPTVTLRNLVAAGRLGRKTGHGIYRYDAEGCRISEPESA; from the coding sequence ATGAAGGTCGCAGTCATCGGGGCGGGAACCATGGGCGCGGGCATCGCGCAGGTGTGCGCCACGGCCGGGCACGAGACCTCGCTGATCGACACCTCGTCTGAACAGCTGGCTCGCGCCGAAGCCGCCACCCGGGCGAGCCTTGAGCGGTTCACGGCCAAGGGCACGCTGAGCGCCGCGGAGGCCGAAGCCGTGCGGCGCCGCCTGCACCCGGGCACGGACCTGGCAGCGGGCGCGGCCGGCGCCGACGTGGTCGTCGAGACGGTCGTGGAGGATCTTGAAGTGAAGCGCGACGTGTTCCGCGAGGTGGTCAAGGTGGCAGCCCCGGACGCGCTCCTGGGCACCAACACCTCGCAGTTGTCCATCACCGCCATCGGAGCCGCGATCCCCGGAGACACCGGCCGGGTCGTCGGGCTGCACTTCTTCAACCCGCCCGTTCTCATGCGGCTCGTCGAGATCGTCCAAGGCGTCACGACCGACGAACGGACGATCCAGCGCGCCGTGGAGTTCGGGCGCGGCCTCGGAAAGGAGACCGTCGTCTGCCGCAAGGACAGCCCTGGTTTCCTGACCTCCCGCATCAGCGCGATCGTCCGCCTGGAGTGCCTGCGTATGCTGGAGGAGGGCGTCGCAGACGCCGAGGACATCGACCGGGCACTGAGGCTCGGCCTCAACTTCCCCATGGGCCCGCTGGAGCTCGGCGACTTCAACGGCCTCGACACCTATCTGAAGATCCTCACCTCGCTGGAGCAGACGCTCGGCGAGCGCTTCAAGCCGACCGTCACCCTGCGGAACCTGGTCGCCGCCGGACGGCTGGGCCGCAAGACCGGGCACGGGATCTACCGCTACGACGCCGAGGGATGCCGGATCAGCGAACCGGAATCCGCCTGA